In Solobacterium moorei, a single genomic region encodes these proteins:
- a CDS encoding ISL3 family transposase has protein sequence MAIDYIITSALNLSQDQVQSLSTYRNHDTLNIYLLLINKHPICPYCGADTSSKGLLTYTFKTQDIAGLKTIVNWKRRRYKCRDCHRTFSEDNIFTPDGMHSTFSMVDQIMKDLGDISINLKTIALRAHVSIPTVELYADSYLRIPRQFLPEYLGIDELYSDMALKNSSYLCVMVDNKARVLNEVIQSRSKKELSTYFENIPLSERQRVKIVTMDMWQPYKDVVKKYLPNAIVAVDPFHVIEHLTSGFSRLRIDIMNHYEKGSRAYYLLKTWHKLLETDYNLDNEPKYNSFFRQKLNYRNLYDQLLEIDPVLTLAYHLKELFRNFNRTAIYPSCTIEITSILDAFISADIPAYEDFLTSITNWKEEYLNSFRRPYDDRKQSNALSEYMNSRLRVLINVSNGLSNFPRFRARVLYALNRKLYYTITDHLQSNKRIGKKRGSYKK, from the coding sequence ATGGCTATTGATTATATTATCACATCTGCTTTGAACTTGTCCCAAGATCAAGTTCAAAGTCTATCTACATATCGCAATCATGATACCTTGAATATTTATCTTCTACTGATAAATAAACACCCCATTTGCCCTTACTGTGGTGCTGATACATCTAGCAAAGGACTTCTAACATATACATTCAAAACGCAAGACATCGCTGGTCTAAAAACGATTGTCAATTGGAAACGTAGACGATATAAGTGTCGTGACTGTCATCGTACTTTTAGTGAAGACAATATCTTTACCCCTGATGGTATGCACTCCACCTTCTCTATGGTCGATCAAATCATGAAAGATCTAGGTGATATCTCCATTAACTTAAAGACAATTGCACTAAGAGCACATGTATCTATTCCTACGGTAGAACTCTATGCCGATAGTTACTTGAGAATTCCAAGGCAGTTCTTACCCGAGTATCTAGGAATTGATGAACTATATTCTGACATGGCGTTAAAAAACAGTTCTTACTTATGTGTCATGGTCGATAATAAAGCTCGTGTTCTAAACGAAGTCATACAGTCTCGTTCAAAAAAGGAACTCAGCACTTACTTTGAAAATATCCCATTAAGTGAGAGACAAAGAGTGAAGATTGTGACCATGGATATGTGGCAGCCATACAAAGATGTTGTAAAGAAATATCTGCCCAACGCCATCGTCGCTGTAGATCCTTTCCATGTCATCGAGCATCTTACATCTGGATTCTCACGTCTACGTATCGATATCATGAATCATTATGAAAAAGGAAGTAGAGCTTATTATCTTCTTAAAACATGGCATAAATTACTGGAAACCGACTACAACTTAGATAACGAGCCGAAATATAACAGTTTCTTTAGGCAAAAATTGAATTATCGAAATTTATATGATCAGTTATTGGAGATTGATCCAGTTTTAACGCTTGCCTACCACTTAAAAGAATTATTTCGCAACTTTAATAGAACTGCTATTTACCCATCTTGTACAATCGAAATTACCTCCATACTAGATGCGTTTATTTCTGCTGATATACCTGCGTACGAAGACTTTTTGACATCTATCACAAACTGGAAAGAGGAGTATCTCAACTCGTTTAGAAGACCGTATGATGACAGAAAACAATCGAATGCACTATCAGAATATATGAATAGTAGATTACGTGTACTGATCAATGTTTCTAATGGTCTTTCAAACTTTCCAAGATTCCGTGCTAGAGTGCTCTACGCGTTAAACAGAAAACTATATTACACAATTACGGATCACCTTCAATCCAACAAAAGGATTGGAAAGAAGCGTGGTTCATACAAAAAATAA
- the tnpC gene encoding IS66 family transposase, with translation MKKLSEEEVESLPKDIIIKLFMSMQSSVESLEATIKLLSEQIKIMNQRSFGRSTEKQSSGIFEQLELGFNEPEVLFDLLQPEPTLEEAAPRKKAKGKRASDIQKITNHREEYIELSEEELNERFGKSGWKRLPYQIITKLEHIPASFEAVTYKIGVYAAKDNQTIIRAQKPVELWPNSIATPSLVSSIIWGKYVNAVPLYRQEKTYQENQINISRSTMANWMIQASDNYLIHFYDRLKEEMIKQDILHVDETPFEVSKDGRKAGSKSYMWVYRTGAHEEEKRIVLYDYRRTRSHEHPQRFLEGFRGTLVCDGYSAYHQLAKEDPESFTVAGCWTHLKRKFTTLIKAVKTSQTLAQEAVDRINRIYHEDNQLKGLGEQEKLRQRKEKVAPLVDEFFTWVKRYWENVSRESETGKGFTYALNQESYLREFLKDARIPLDNNAAERAIRPFTVGRKNWIMIDTIKGAQASAVLYSIVETCKANDIKIYEYIRYLLEELPKTIHDLTVEVPDRLLPWSKELPDNIYKNRT, from the coding sequence ATGAAAAAACTAAGTGAGGAAGAAGTAGAAAGCCTGCCAAAGGACATCATCATAAAGCTCTTTATGAGTATGCAAAGCAGTGTAGAAAGTCTAGAAGCTACTATCAAACTTCTTAGTGAACAGATCAAGATCATGAATCAAAGAAGCTTTGGCAGAAGTACAGAGAAACAGAGTTCTGGAATCTTTGAACAGTTGGAACTCGGTTTTAATGAACCTGAAGTATTGTTTGATTTACTACAACCAGAGCCAACGTTAGAGGAAGCTGCACCAAGGAAGAAGGCAAAAGGAAAGCGGGCATCAGACATCCAGAAGATCACGAACCACCGTGAAGAATATATCGAACTATCCGAAGAAGAATTGAATGAAAGATTTGGCAAGAGCGGATGGAAGAGACTGCCATATCAGATCATAACGAAACTGGAACATATACCAGCATCTTTCGAAGCGGTCACTTATAAAATTGGTGTATATGCCGCAAAGGATAACCAGACAATCATACGAGCACAGAAGCCTGTAGAACTATGGCCAAACAGTATCGCTACCCCATCACTGGTGTCATCTATCATATGGGGCAAATATGTCAATGCCGTACCGTTATATAGACAAGAAAAGACATACCAAGAAAACCAGATCAACATTTCACGATCCACCATGGCCAATTGGATGATCCAAGCATCCGACAACTATTTGATACATTTCTACGATAGGTTAAAAGAAGAAATGATCAAACAGGATATACTGCATGTGGATGAAACACCATTCGAGGTAAGCAAAGATGGCAGAAAAGCTGGCAGTAAGTCCTATATGTGGGTATATCGTACAGGGGCACATGAGGAAGAAAAGCGGATCGTCCTGTATGATTATCGACGTACGAGGTCCCATGAACATCCGCAAAGATTCCTAGAGGGATTTAGAGGGACACTTGTATGTGATGGCTACAGTGCTTATCACCAGTTGGCCAAGGAAGATCCCGAAAGCTTTACCGTAGCTGGGTGCTGGACCCATCTCAAAAGAAAGTTCACGACGCTCATCAAAGCAGTGAAGACGAGTCAGACACTTGCCCAGGAAGCGGTAGATAGGATCAATAGAATCTATCACGAAGATAATCAATTGAAGGGATTGGGCGAACAAGAAAAGCTAAGACAGAGGAAAGAGAAAGTAGCACCCCTAGTGGATGAATTTTTCACATGGGTAAAAAGATATTGGGAGAATGTATCAAGAGAATCAGAAACAGGAAAAGGCTTTACCTATGCCCTGAATCAAGAATCCTATCTCAGAGAATTTCTAAAGGACGCAAGAATACCTCTAGATAACAATGCGGCAGAAAGAGCGATACGACCATTTACAGTAGGAAGAAAGAACTGGATCATGATCGATACGATAAAAGGAGCACAGGCCAGTGCAGTACTCTATAGTATCGTAGAAACATGTAAAGCAAATGATATCAAGATATACGAATATATTCGCTATCTGTTAGAAGAACTTCCTAAAACGATACATGACCTAACGGTGGAGGTACCAGATAGATTACTACCTTGGTCAAAAGAACTACCAGATAACATTTATAAAAATCGTACTTGA
- the tnpB gene encoding IS66 family insertion sequence element accessory protein TnpB (TnpB, as the term is used for proteins encoded by IS66 family insertion elements, is considered an accessory protein, since TnpC, encoded by a neighboring gene, is a DDE family transposase.), with protein sequence MLKEYCGFKKIYIACGYTDLRNGIDGLASIIQNHFYLDPFDEGTLFLFCGRKTNRMKGLLWEADGFLLLYKRLEEGRFQWPRKTEDIENISIEQYHWLFEGMAIIQRKTIQKVERKMIL encoded by the coding sequence ATGCTTAAAGAGTATTGTGGTTTTAAGAAGATCTATATTGCATGTGGATATACAGATCTAAGAAATGGAATAGATGGGTTGGCTTCGATCATTCAGAACCATTTCTACCTAGATCCTTTTGATGAAGGAACGTTATTCTTGTTTTGTGGAAGAAAGACTAATCGTATGAAGGGACTGCTTTGGGAGGCAGATGGATTCCTATTATTGTATAAACGATTGGAGGAAGGAAGATTCCAATGGCCCAGAAAGACAGAAGACATAGAGAACATTAGTATCGAACAGTATCATTGGCTGTTTGAAGGCATGGCAATCATACAGAGGAAGACAATTCAGAAAGTAGAACGAAAGATGATACTGTAA
- the tnpA gene encoding IS66 family insertion sequence element accessory protein TnpA: MIMTAAELKAQRWVSIIMECKTSGQSVLQWCNEHGINEKQYWYYHRKLRNHLAQEVGNHMDIFPATLPPSSDVTFQELKKPIRHGSAHIQLGNHQIEIGEDISDELLLKIIRAVSHA, translated from the coding sequence ATGATAATGACAGCGGCAGAGCTAAAGGCACAGCGATGGGTATCGATCATTATGGAATGTAAGACAAGTGGTCAATCTGTTCTACAGTGGTGTAACGAACATGGAATCAACGAAAAACAATATTGGTATTATCACCGAAAGTTGCGTAACCACTTGGCGCAAGAAGTCGGTAATCATATGGATATCTTTCCTGCAACTTTACCGCCATCATCAGATGTCACATTTCAAGAATTGAAGAAACCTATTCGACATGGTTCTGCACACATTCAATTGGGCAATCATCAGATAGAGATCGGTGAAGATATTTCAGATGAGCTATTACTAAAGATCATTCGGGCGGTATCCCATGCTTAA
- a CDS encoding IS110 family transposase has product MRYFIGIDVAKFKHTACVIDTYGTVLVESFDFTNDIIGFQSLLKNIKPFFKKKHLVGMEDTGHYGDNLRNFLLEKQYKVVMLNPIVTSHIRKASNKVKNDRIDCFVIANTMMNPNFYRDQHAQSIDYATVRQLTRMHHTHTEEINRYKYQLQKSIDIVFPEFNSLLNTKYSKTYLEILDTYHSAHTIANTDIRLLRNTLKNVGVGRSVSISAEQLKKAAKESIGQHNLAIEMDIPFLISLIRRLTSILGEIDKKIEEFSHQLNSPILDISGISHFSAMSIISELGDITYFSSEKKLIKFAGVNPCVYESGTYSMTHTRLEKKGSKYLRKTLYQIIDVVIRFNPIFQAFYQKKISQGKSYRCAQGHCIRKLLRVIYKILSTGERFNPEKLK; this is encoded by the coding sequence ATGCGTTACTTTATCGGTATTGATGTAGCTAAATTCAAACACACCGCTTGTGTCATAGACACGTATGGCACCGTCCTTGTAGAATCCTTTGATTTCACTAATGATATCATCGGCTTCCAATCCTTATTGAAAAATATCAAACCATTCTTTAAAAAGAAACACCTCGTTGGTATGGAAGATACGGGACATTACGGAGACAATCTTCGCAACTTCTTATTGGAAAAACAGTATAAGGTCGTTATGTTAAACCCCATCGTTACATCTCATATCCGTAAGGCTTCCAACAAAGTCAAAAACGATAGAATCGATTGTTTCGTCATTGCCAACACGATGATGAATCCTAATTTCTACAGAGACCAACATGCACAATCTATTGATTACGCTACGGTACGTCAACTGACACGTATGCACCATACACATACGGAAGAAATCAACCGCTATAAGTATCAGTTACAGAAATCAATTGATATTGTCTTTCCAGAATTCAATTCTCTTCTCAACACCAAATATTCAAAAACCTATCTCGAGATACTAGATACCTACCATAGTGCTCATACAATCGCCAATACCGATATCCGCCTGTTACGGAATACATTGAAAAATGTTGGCGTAGGTCGTTCCGTATCAATCTCTGCAGAACAACTTAAGAAAGCTGCTAAGGAATCTATCGGTCAACACAACCTTGCGATTGAAATGGATATTCCATTTTTGATTTCTCTTATCAGAAGATTAACTTCAATATTAGGTGAAATCGATAAAAAAATAGAAGAATTCAGTCATCAACTAAACTCTCCTATCTTGGACATATCTGGAATTTCCCACTTTTCAGCTATGTCGATCATCTCCGAACTTGGTGACATTACTTATTTCTCTAGCGAAAAGAAACTCATCAAGTTCGCCGGTGTAAACCCATGCGTTTATGAATCCGGCACCTATAGTATGACACATACGCGGTTAGAAAAGAAAGGGTCAAAATACTTGCGCAAGACACTATATCAAATCATTGATGTTGTCATACGCTTCAACCCTATATTCCAAGCATTCTATCAAAAGAAGATTTCACAGGGTAAGAGTTACCGCTGTGCACAAGGTCACTGTATACGTAAACTCTTACGCGTTATATACAAGATACTTTCCACAGGTGAAAGATTCAATCCTGAAAAATTGAAATAG
- a CDS encoding TlpA family protein disulfide reductase encodes MNVLKRFTLLTVSAVMAVTLAACNNKKEEKQTSNTTTTTETAKSEAFPKFKGKDFDGKDVDESLFSKNDVTLVNFWFNGCAACVNEMPALEKFNKKLKEHGAELIGANVEASDEATLKDAKDILAKQGATYRNIVINSGDEAKAYLAKIFSFPTTVMVDKKGNIIGDPIVGNLEDEKKQEEIIKMIEQVKAGNSVSSTVTQGQVKEGQATGSNDELAALTAKENEVFAAHQDLWNKVFATMNKDQIEQTQNMPYDQVLKAQVEANKSQFSAEELKTLEEDIAKIAEIEKDLAEASAKASKEK; translated from the coding sequence ATGAACGTATTAAAGAGATTTACCCTACTTACTGTATCTGCAGTTATGGCAGTTACACTTGCAGCATGCAACAACAAGAAAGAAGAAAAACAAACATCAAACACTACAACTACAACAGAAACAGCAAAATCAGAAGCATTCCCTAAGTTTAAAGGTAAAGACTTTGATGGTAAGGATGTAGATGAGTCTTTATTCAGTAAGAATGATGTAACACTTGTCAACTTCTGGTTCAATGGATGTGCAGCATGCGTAAACGAAATGCCAGCACTTGAAAAGTTTAACAAGAAGTTAAAGGAGCATGGTGCTGAACTCATCGGTGCAAACGTTGAAGCATCAGACGAAGCAACACTTAAGGATGCAAAAGATATTCTTGCTAAGCAAGGTGCTACATATAGAAATATTGTTATCAACAGTGGAGATGAAGCAAAGGCTTACTTAGCTAAGATCTTTAGTTTCCCAACAACAGTAATGGTTGATAAGAAGGGAAATATTATCGGCGATCCAATCGTAGGTAATCTTGAAGATGAAAAGAAGCAAGAAGAAATTATCAAGATGATTGAACAAGTGAAGGCTGGAAATAGTGTTTCATCAACTGTTACACAGGGACAAGTAAAAGAAGGACAAGCAACTGGTAGCAATGATGAATTAGCAGCTCTTACAGCAAAAGAAAATGAAGTATTTGCTGCACACCAAGATCTATGGAATAAGGTGTTTGCAACAATGAACAAAGACCAGATTGAACAGACTCAAAATATGCCATATGATCAAGTATTAAAGGCACAGGTTGAAGCAAATAAGTCTCAATTCTCCGCTGAAGAATTAAAAACACTTGAAGAAGATATCGCCAAGATTGCTGAAATCGAAAAAGATCTCGCAGAAGCAAGTGCTAAAGCTAGCAAAGAAAAATAA
- a CDS encoding 4Fe-4S binding protein, which translates to MFATFLTNMHIPNFLKGVLYNGKIKQVCVPGLNCYSCPAATGACPVGSFQAVVGSSKYNFSYYISGILIFFGVMVGRLICGFMCPFGWYQDLLHKIPTKKFSTKKLRFLTYLKFIILAVAVITLPIIMTNKAGIALPYFCKYICPQGILEGGIPLSIVDKNIRATLGTLFNWKFTILVTITTLSIFIYRPFCKWICPLGAFYALFNKIAIFNYHVDKNKCVSCGKCARICKMNVDITKNTGDLECIRCGECITACPTQAISTYIGVKKKSEAKNSKVTNKKLQNV; encoded by the coding sequence ATGTTTGCCACATTCTTGACAAACATGCATATACCTAATTTTCTAAAAGGTGTTCTCTACAATGGGAAAATTAAGCAGGTATGTGTACCGGGATTGAATTGTTATTCATGCCCAGCCGCTACAGGAGCTTGCCCAGTGGGTTCCTTCCAAGCAGTTGTGGGTTCATCAAAATATAACTTCTCATATTACATCAGCGGAATTCTAATCTTCTTTGGTGTAATGGTCGGAAGATTGATTTGTGGCTTTATGTGTCCGTTTGGCTGGTATCAAGACTTACTACACAAGATCCCGACAAAGAAATTCAGTACAAAGAAATTAAGATTCTTAACATATTTGAAGTTTATTATCCTAGCTGTTGCGGTAATTACGTTACCAATTATCATGACAAATAAAGCAGGTATTGCATTACCTTACTTCTGTAAATATATTTGTCCACAAGGTATCTTAGAAGGTGGAATTCCACTCTCTATCGTAGATAAAAACATTCGTGCAACACTAGGCACATTATTCAATTGGAAGTTTACAATTCTTGTTACAATTACAACATTGTCAATATTTATATATCGCCCATTCTGTAAATGGATCTGCCCGCTAGGTGCATTCTATGCGTTATTTAATAAGATCGCAATCTTCAACTATCATGTTGATAAGAACAAGTGTGTATCCTGTGGTAAATGCGCAAGAATTTGTAAGATGAATGTTGATATCACAAAGAATACCGGTGATTTGGAATGTATCCGATGTGGAGAGTGTATTACAGCATGTCCAACGCAAGCAATTAGCACTTATATTGGCGTAAAGAAAAAGAGCGAAGCTAAGAATTCAAAAGTAACAAACAAGAAATTACAAAATGTATAA
- a CDS encoding CD1871A family CXXC motif-containing protein yields the protein MSLIGKYPTQFRIAAQAFLVVLAVVFICVGASRGEVESVFGKAIRLCLECVGIG from the coding sequence ATGAGTCTTATTGGCAAATATCCAACGCAATTTAGAATAGCCGCACAAGCATTCCTGGTTGTATTAGCAGTTGTATTTATCTGCGTTGGTGCTTCTCGAGGAGAAGTTGAGAGTGTATTCGGTAAAGCAATTCGTCTTTGCTTAGAGTGTGTAGGAATTGGATAG
- a CDS encoding response regulator transcription factor, with protein sequence MRLLVVEDEITLCETIAKGLRLDGYEVDICYDGGTAWNMAMDESYDLIILDLNLPVMDGMEVLRNIRKENSETAVLILSARGHLQDKIDGLDSGANDYLCKPFHFEELEARVRSLTRRRTVQNNVILSCGELSLDTKSRTAMARGEKLPLTRKELGLLEYLLLHQERPVPQEELIQHVWDSSVDSFSNSIRVHISALRKKLRAALGYDPIANRIGQGYVIGGQQDE encoded by the coding sequence ATGAGATTATTAGTGGTAGAAGACGAAATCACTCTTTGCGAAACAATCGCAAAGGGCCTACGTCTTGATGGATATGAAGTAGATATATGTTACGATGGTGGCACCGCTTGGAATATGGCCATGGATGAAAGCTATGATTTAATCATCCTAGATTTAAACTTACCTGTTATGGATGGTATGGAAGTACTACGTAACATTCGCAAAGAAAACTCAGAAACAGCGGTACTAATTTTATCTGCACGTGGACATTTGCAGGATAAAATTGATGGTCTCGATAGCGGTGCGAATGACTACCTATGCAAGCCATTCCACTTTGAAGAATTAGAAGCGCGCGTTCGTAGTTTAACAAGACGTCGTACCGTACAAAATAATGTCATTCTTTCTTGTGGAGAACTTTCTTTAGATACCAAGAGTCGCACTGCCATGGCTAGAGGTGAAAAACTCCCATTAACACGTAAAGAGTTGGGTCTATTGGAATACTTGTTATTACATCAAGAACGTCCAGTTCCACAAGAAGAACTCATCCAACACGTGTGGGATAGTAGTGTCGATAGCTTTAGTAACTCAATCCGTGTACATATTTCTGCTTTACGTAAGAAGTTACGTGCAGCACTTGGTTATGATCCAATCGCAAATCGCATTGGACAAGGTTATGTGATTGGAGGACAACAGGATGAGTAA
- a CDS encoding sensor histidine kinase, with protein MSKRHSLQWKLTVITAIIVILSCLAISYAISKSAIASMSKIEDSAVAILPANPATDNTGEVVQLQISTKDVISDMAKGIQADFWKSSLLITIIITVASSSMMYFFIGYALKPLQNLGEQIEDIQAKNLKHLVVSDQSSIEIEQLTNAFNEMLERLSNTFAAQRQFSANAAHELRTPLAVMRTKLEVFEKNNNPSAAEYQETVHMIRMQTSRLSHVIEILLEMTDLQSAQKQDHISLADMTEEVICDLTAVADKKEITIIQTPGTAEIIGNDTLIYRAIYNLVENAIKYNHTGGNVTVSIKEDSEFASVIVSDNGPGIQQEDWQHIFEPFFRIDKSRSRDMGGAGLGLALVKEIAHQHGGDVYVVQSSKNGTEIALKLRRK; from the coding sequence ATGAGTAAACGTCATTCTCTACAATGGAAACTAACTGTCATTACCGCAATCATCGTTATCTTATCCTGTCTTGCGATTAGCTATGCAATTAGTAAATCTGCGATTGCCTCTATGAGTAAAATCGAAGATTCTGCCGTTGCGATTTTACCAGCTAACCCTGCAACAGATAATACAGGAGAAGTTGTTCAATTACAGATTTCTACTAAAGATGTCATCTCTGATATGGCAAAAGGAATTCAAGCGGACTTCTGGAAAAGCAGTTTACTCATTACAATTATTATCACCGTCGCAAGTAGCTCTATGATGTACTTCTTCATTGGCTATGCATTAAAACCACTACAAAATCTCGGTGAACAGATTGAAGATATCCAAGCGAAAAACTTAAAACACCTTGTTGTAAGTGATCAAAGTTCTATTGAAATCGAACAACTAACAAATGCATTCAACGAGATGTTAGAACGTCTCAGTAATACCTTCGCAGCACAACGACAATTCTCCGCAAATGCTGCACATGAATTACGTACACCTCTTGCGGTAATGCGCACAAAACTAGAAGTATTTGAGAAAAACAATAACCCTAGTGCTGCGGAATATCAAGAAACCGTCCATATGATTCGTATGCAGACATCACGTCTATCTCATGTCATTGAAATTCTTCTTGAGATGACAGATCTACAATCTGCCCAAAAACAAGACCATATCTCATTAGCAGATATGACAGAAGAAGTGATTTGTGATTTAACAGCAGTCGCTGATAAAAAAGAAATTACCATCATCCAAACCCCAGGAACTGCTGAAATCATCGGTAATGATACCCTCATCTATCGTGCTATCTATAACCTTGTAGAAAACGCCATCAAGTATAACCATACAGGCGGCAACGTAACTGTATCCATCAAGGAAGATAGTGAATTTGCCAGTGTTATCGTCAGTGATAATGGACCGGGTATCCAACAAGAAGATTGGCAACACATCTTTGAACCATTCTTTAGAATTGATAAATCACGTAGCCGTGATATGGGTGGTGCAGGGCTTGGACTCGCTCTTGTAAAAGAAATTGCCCACCAACATGGTGGCGATGTATATGTCGTACAAAGCTCAAAAAACGGAACAGAAATCGCACTCAAACTACGTCGAAAGTAA
- the tmk gene encoding dTMP kinase yields the protein MKTGLFITFEGPDGSGKTTVSTAVTNMLEADGYQVRYTREPGGSNIAEQIRHVILDPKNTEMDARTEALLYAASRRQHLIDKVLPVLEQGVHVISDRFVDSSLAYQGCGREIGMDEVYEINQFAIENHMPDKTIFLQIDAETGLKRIHRGREVLDRLDQESVEFHQRVHEGYQKVIEKYADRMIIVDATADVDTVIQKSYEIVKGLLDAQG from the coding sequence ATGAAAACTGGATTATTTATTACATTTGAAGGACCTGATGGAAGCGGTAAAACAACCGTAAGTACTGCTGTCACAAACATGCTAGAAGCAGATGGCTATCAGGTACGTTATACAAGAGAACCAGGTGGTTCCAATATTGCCGAACAGATTCGTCACGTGATTTTAGACCCTAAGAACACTGAGATGGATGCTAGAACAGAAGCACTACTCTATGCCGCAAGCAGAAGACAACACCTTATAGATAAGGTTTTACCTGTGCTTGAACAAGGTGTACATGTCATCAGCGACCGCTTTGTGGATAGTTCCCTAGCATATCAAGGCTGTGGTCGTGAGATTGGTATGGATGAAGTTTATGAAATCAACCAATTTGCGATTGAAAACCATATGCCTGATAAGACAATCTTCCTACAGATTGATGCGGAAACAGGTTTAAAGCGCATTCATAGAGGAAGAGAAGTATTAGATAGACTTGACCAAGAAAGTGTCGAATTTCACCAGCGTGTTCATGAAGGCTATCAGAAGGTTATTGAGAAATATGCTGACCGTATGATTATCGTGGATGCGACTGCCGATGTCGATACCGTGATTCAAAAGTCCTATGAAATCGTGAAAGGATTATTAGATGCGCAAGGATGA
- a CDS encoding DNA polymerase III subunit — MRKDELQQQQPLFYHALENACMNHRVANAYLLSGPYGTLKHEAALLFAKSIFCEQHHGIACEECNTCRRVEEGLYADMVLLDGSKSAISKDDVDAIQEKFSKTALEDGNGSRVYILENVENASISAQNSMLKFLEEPASGVVAILTTDNIDRILPTIVSRCTLIPFSPLSEDYLLSKAKEAGVQDVDAYFISHLVKDINQMKEFADSSIFETCKMMFKQYFNLEGSREELLVDYDISYRSSEKDSAKAKKENILLLNGFFDFMSLFAHDVVCKHIEGPHWYKELLQQEIYKQKEYGELIIILQEQKDKINRFIDLNLLMDQTFYRLEEFNHEHGM, encoded by the coding sequence ATGCGCAAGGATGAGCTACAGCAACAACAACCTCTGTTTTATCATGCGTTAGAAAATGCATGCATGAATCATAGAGTTGCGAATGCTTATCTTTTATCCGGCCCCTATGGAACCCTTAAGCATGAAGCTGCTCTTTTATTCGCAAAGAGTATCTTTTGCGAGCAACACCACGGCATCGCTTGTGAAGAATGTAATACATGTCGGCGCGTAGAAGAAGGCTTGTATGCGGACATGGTTCTACTAGATGGTTCCAAGAGTGCAATCTCCAAAGATGATGTAGATGCGATTCAAGAGAAATTCTCAAAGACCGCACTCGAAGATGGAAATGGCTCTCGTGTATACATTCTAGAAAACGTGGAGAACGCAAGTATCTCTGCACAGAACAGTATGTTGAAGTTTTTGGAAGAACCAGCATCTGGTGTTGTCGCTATTCTTACAACTGATAACATCGATCGTATCTTACCAACCATTGTTTCACGCTGTACGTTAATTCCCTTCTCTCCATTATCAGAAGACTATCTACTTTCCAAAGCGAAAGAAGCCGGTGTACAAGACGTAGATGCTTACTTCATCTCTCATCTTGTAAAAGATATCAACCAAATGAAGGAATTTGCGGACAGTTCTATCTTTGAAACCTGCAAGATGATGTTCAAACAGTACTTTAATCTTGAAGGAAGTCGCGAAGAACTGTTGGTAGATTATGATATCTCCTATCGTTCAAGCGAAAAAGACAGTGCAAAAGCAAAGAAAGAAAATATTTTATTACTTAATGGTTTCTTCGATTTCATGTCATTATTTGCTCACGATGTTGTATGCAAGCATATTGAAGGGCCACATTGGTACAAAGAACTACTACAACAAGAAATATACAAACAGAAAGAATATGGAGAATTGATCATTATCTTACAAGAACAGAAAGATAAGATTAATCGATTTATTGATTTAAATCTATTAATGGATCAAACCTTCTATAGATTGGAGGAATTCAACCATGAACATGGAATGTGA